From a region of the Desulfovibrio sp. JC010 genome:
- a CDS encoding NFACT RNA binding domain-containing protein, with protein MDAHFFRALIGELEENLKGRRVEKIFAPAEGVWTFALQSKGGKEYLLFRPAKSVGLLFLSRVKPVNPPSPPSQVMWLRKRLAGRRLFEAHHDWINLRVAFTLSPWKQRDKYRYLLLDMKKGVSLIHDLPEGFPAPVSWPPYEEARSDDEIWREYPQISPPLRKTLNTLAEDEGRDLLDRLEMGISDRFYISEKKGELTAPRVWSNPKAAEEIYDSAIEAASVYGEKILFPVMERMENAEQRSTLKSGKKKFKKIFRRIEQEEERLRALQARKIEAEALQAEMYRLKDLRELDKVTVTHPEHGEMEVSLDPLLTPTENMEKIFRFAAKAQRGFKHMERRRQEVEAEHELFLKANLMPAADKGKKKKNIEIPKKYKNIAAALFISSDGFLMIRGKNSKANHEILSKVSSVFDYWFHVQGGPGSHVILKRDHPSQEVPEQTLREAAILAALKSYRTNDSKADVMCALVKDVRKVKGWAHGQVAVDSVLQNLHVDIDQSLEEKLAKK; from the coding sequence ATGGATGCACACTTCTTTCGTGCCCTGATCGGTGAACTTGAGGAAAACCTCAAAGGCCGCAGGGTGGAAAAAATATTTGCCCCCGCTGAGGGAGTGTGGACTTTCGCGCTCCAATCAAAGGGAGGTAAGGAATATCTTCTCTTCAGGCCCGCCAAATCGGTGGGCCTGCTCTTTCTTTCAAGGGTGAAACCGGTTAATCCCCCCAGCCCGCCGTCACAGGTCATGTGGCTGCGTAAACGGCTGGCCGGACGCAGGCTCTTCGAAGCCCATCACGACTGGATCAACCTGCGGGTTGCCTTCACCCTTTCCCCATGGAAACAACGCGATAAATACCGCTACCTGTTGCTGGACATGAAAAAAGGAGTCTCCCTGATTCATGACCTTCCGGAAGGATTTCCCGCGCCTGTCAGCTGGCCACCCTACGAGGAAGCCCGCTCGGACGATGAAATCTGGCGCGAATATCCGCAGATATCCCCTCCTCTGCGCAAGACCCTGAACACGCTTGCCGAAGACGAAGGACGGGACCTGCTGGACCGCCTTGAAATGGGAATCTCTGACCGCTTCTACATTTCAGAAAAAAAAGGTGAACTGACCGCCCCGCGCGTCTGGTCCAACCCCAAAGCCGCTGAAGAGATTTACGATTCCGCCATTGAAGCAGCATCCGTGTACGGAGAAAAGATTCTCTTCCCGGTCATGGAGCGCATGGAGAATGCCGAACAGCGCAGCACTCTCAAGTCCGGCAAAAAGAAATTCAAAAAGATTTTCAGACGTATTGAGCAGGAAGAAGAACGGCTGCGCGCACTTCAGGCCCGCAAGATCGAAGCCGAAGCCCTGCAGGCCGAGATGTACCGCTTAAAGGACCTGCGTGAGCTGGACAAGGTAACTGTCACCCATCCCGAACACGGCGAAATGGAAGTAAGTCTCGATCCGCTACTGACTCCCACTGAGAACATGGAAAAGATATTCCGCTTCGCAGCCAAGGCACAGCGCGGATTCAAGCACATGGAAAGGCGCAGGCAGGAAGTGGAAGCCGAGCATGAGCTGTTCCTGAAAGCCAACCTCATGCCCGCCGCCGACAAGGGCAAGAAAAAGAAAAATATCGAGATACCCAAGAAGTATAAAAATATCGCCGCTGCCCTGTTCATCTCTTCCGACGGTTTCCTGATGATCCGCGGCAAGAACAGCAAAGCCAACCACGAAATTCTGAGCAAGGTGTCTTCAGTATTTGATTACTGGTTCCACGTACAGGGCGGCCCCGGCTCCCACGTTATCCTCAAACGCGACCATCCAAGTCAGGAAGTACCGGAACAGACCCTGCGCGAGGCTGCCATACTCGCAGCCCTGAAAAGCTACCGCACCAACGACTCTAAAGCCGATGTCATGTGCGCGCTGGTAAAAGATGTCCGCAAAGTAAAAGGCTGGGCTCACGGGCAAGTAGCCGTAGACAGCGTGCTCCAGAACCTGCATGTTGATATTGATCAGAGTTTAGAAGAAAAACTGGCTAAGAAATAA
- the dksA gene encoding RNA polymerase-binding protein DksA produces MEQKDIEYFRETLNKMLDDILQKGKETIDDMTESGETYADPADRATAESDRAFTLRLRDRERKLIKKIQKAIQRIDDGDFGICHACGDDISVPRLKARPVTTLCIACKSKQEEEEQNRGD; encoded by the coding sequence ATGGAACAGAAAGATATTGAATACTTCCGTGAAACCCTGAACAAGATGCTTGATGACATCCTTCAGAAGGGCAAGGAAACAATCGACGACATGACTGAATCCGGGGAGACCTATGCAGACCCCGCAGACCGTGCAACTGCCGAGTCCGACCGAGCCTTCACTCTCAGACTCAGAGACAGGGAGCGCAAGCTGATCAAAAAAATCCAGAAGGCCATCCAGCGCATTGATGACGGTGATTTCGGTATCTGCCACGCTTGCGGTGACGACATCTCCGTTCCCAGGCTCAAGGCCCGCCCGGTAACCACCCTCTGTATCGCCTGCAAAAGCAAGCAGGAAGAAGAGGAACAAAACCGCGGAGACTAA
- a CDS encoding glycosyltransferase gives MKIVILESGLLASSFRELGHDVFHIRWDSEPIESEKLLQVNRPLFYQDLLTIFDKFSFQPDLVFWHDVGNIPRVWGLEALDCPTVGYFIDTYCNPWHVPYSYAFDCAMVAQKNAVPLFNEAGYPKLNKWFPLFYDKASAFNDSQVRDIPVCFVGTVDSKQNIARKVFLDTFAKFCPILVKKGAYQPLFARSKIILNQSAAAELNYRTFETAACGAAVLTEDCDNGLLDLFTPGENILPPYERGNAKHAAEIALEMLSDEQKLDEIARAGERLVNEKHSSLVRAQEVLDTVAGLSGSVQKRITHGDFIRSKLVLAAMFICGESKTALPPQMVSHFGEIAKTYQERWDKVALYS, from the coding sequence ATGAAGATTGTTATTTTGGAATCCGGCCTTTTGGCTTCTTCTTTTCGTGAGTTGGGGCACGACGTTTTTCACATCAGGTGGGATAGTGAGCCGATTGAGAGTGAAAAATTGCTTCAGGTTAACCGTCCGCTTTTTTATCAGGATTTGTTGACCATCTTTGATAAATTTTCATTTCAGCCTGATCTTGTGTTCTGGCATGACGTGGGCAATATCCCCAGAGTCTGGGGTTTGGAGGCTTTGGATTGTCCTACTGTGGGTTATTTTATCGATACTTATTGCAACCCGTGGCATGTTCCGTATTCCTATGCATTTGATTGCGCGATGGTTGCTCAAAAAAATGCCGTTCCGCTGTTCAATGAAGCCGGTTATCCGAAGCTGAATAAATGGTTTCCTTTGTTTTATGACAAGGCCAGCGCATTTAATGATTCGCAGGTCCGGGATATCCCGGTTTGTTTTGTGGGGACGGTGGATAGCAAACAGAATATTGCACGAAAAGTTTTTTTGGATACGTTTGCTAAATTTTGTCCCATACTTGTCAAAAAGGGCGCGTACCAGCCTCTCTTTGCCCGCTCTAAGATTATCTTGAATCAGTCTGCGGCTGCGGAGCTCAATTACCGTACTTTTGAAACAGCGGCCTGCGGAGCTGCTGTGCTAACTGAAGATTGCGACAACGGCCTGCTGGATCTATTCACTCCCGGTGAAAATATTCTGCCCCCGTACGAGCGCGGAAATGCGAAACACGCGGCGGAAATTGCCCTTGAAATGCTTAGTGATGAGCAGAAGCTTGATGAGATTGCCCGTGCGGGTGAGCGGCTGGTTAATGAAAAGCACAGCTCGCTTGTGCGTGCACAGGAAGTGCTGGATACAGTTGCAGGATTGTCCGGTTCGGTGCAAAAGCGCATAACTCACGGGGATTTTATCAGAAGCAAGCTGGTTCTGGCTGCAATGTTTATCTGCGGAGAGTCCAAAACAGCACTTCCGCCCCAGATGGTCAGCCACTTCGGGGAAATCGCAAAAACTTATCAGGAACGCTGGGATAAGGTTGCGTTGTATTCGTAG
- a CDS encoding methyltransferase: MKNIALKPAATFDELLAAARNKFGAIKFEEVKVGDRIFELAQIADMPAYLDKLVNKARGGKKIDLPLWAKIWPSSLVLGFYALKFKAAEGAKFLEVGTDGGLCGMIAASRGYEVVLADTDDDALLFARLNAARNKLDGNISMRKVDFAETDLEEKFNYILGCEILHRDDVAESLPGFIGRHLVEAKDSEVLLAMDKKRGGKKFFEQTKDSYRLMKQEVPFAGNAGEGKSIISLVRMGVK; this comes from the coding sequence TTGAAAAATATAGCGTTGAAGCCCGCTGCGACTTTTGATGAACTGCTTGCTGCGGCCCGGAACAAGTTCGGAGCAATCAAGTTTGAAGAAGTTAAAGTGGGCGACCGGATTTTTGAACTGGCCCAGATTGCGGATATGCCCGCATACCTTGATAAACTCGTCAACAAAGCCCGTGGCGGCAAGAAAATCGACTTGCCCCTGTGGGCCAAGATCTGGCCTTCTTCTCTGGTGCTCGGCTTTTACGCGCTGAAGTTCAAGGCGGCTGAAGGTGCTAAATTTCTTGAAGTGGGCACTGACGGCGGGCTTTGCGGAATGATCGCAGCCAGCCGGGGTTATGAAGTTGTGCTGGCTGATACTGATGATGACGCACTGCTTTTTGCCCGCTTGAACGCTGCGCGCAACAAGCTTGATGGAAATATCAGCATGCGCAAGGTGGATTTCGCCGAGACTGATCTGGAAGAAAAGTTCAACTATATTTTAGGATGTGAAATCCTGCACCGCGATGATGTTGCCGAGTCCCTGCCCGGATTTATCGGTCGCCATCTGGTGGAAGCCAAGGATTCCGAAGTGCTGCTGGCCATGGATAAAAAGCGCGGCGGCAAGAAGTTTTTTGAGCAGACCAAGGACAGCTATCGTCTGATGAAGCAGGAAGTTCCTTTTGCCGGAAACGCCGGTGAAGGCAAGTCCATTATTTCTCTGGTCCGCATGGGAGTGAAATAA
- a CDS encoding YcaO-like family protein: protein MLELKSCPKVYSKDQDKAVSPEETVSRVKALLDEKCNGVLKCTRKVDTGRLGIPVFISECGDEAREVMPTRKQMGKGASVAQAEASALMELVERFSFFSFWSTPENFTLATYSEAEDLWPGKVVSIEKILQSVGEDMDPGKARVILDLVRWHFYPALNVHTGEEEYVPLDWFKILNEFNGASAGNSPEESVLQGASELVERHVCAVIDRDRPEVPVIDPASCDDEVLANLCKCFDDNDIKYIINDFSFGMPLPTVAVTAWDPSTFPGMSEIVFTAGTSASPCKAAIRAFTEVAQLAGDFETGRVYEASGLPKFTEIEQTGWLGAGQCVQMKSLPSVESDDIYDELKTFAARLDEKGYTLYTVATTHPELGVPANYNFVPGFQFRERTPHASLGLFVGRILSEKVALDIAGDGLDVISDIYGEPYFIPFFEGMLALRGGDTSHAVDMFSIAVEMQPADEEKALSAFYTAYALSLEERWPVTIPYLDRAIELDDEAKEYFNLRGVAKFKAKDYALAAVDFKAALALDSGSASDLANLGLCHKFMGEDDEAIEYLTTALELDPSLEYALPHLQELLDK from the coding sequence ATGCTTGAGCTTAAATCATGTCCCAAAGTTTATTCCAAGGACCAGGATAAGGCGGTAAGTCCCGAAGAGACCGTCTCCCGCGTTAAGGCCCTGCTGGATGAGAAATGCAACGGCGTGCTGAAATGCACCCGCAAGGTTGATACCGGGCGTCTGGGGATTCCCGTCTTCATCAGCGAATGCGGCGATGAGGCCCGTGAAGTAATGCCCACCCGCAAGCAGATGGGCAAGGGTGCTTCCGTGGCTCAGGCCGAGGCTTCCGCGCTTATGGAGCTGGTGGAGCGGTTCAGCTTTTTCAGCTTCTGGTCCACACCGGAGAATTTTACCCTTGCCACTTATAGCGAGGCCGAAGATCTCTGGCCCGGCAAGGTTGTTTCCATTGAGAAAATCCTGCAGTCCGTGGGCGAGGATATGGACCCCGGCAAGGCGCGGGTCATCCTTGATCTGGTACGCTGGCATTTTTATCCTGCACTTAACGTTCATACCGGTGAAGAAGAGTACGTACCACTGGACTGGTTCAAGATTCTCAATGAATTCAACGGGGCATCCGCTGGTAACTCCCCGGAAGAATCCGTGCTTCAGGGCGCAAGTGAACTGGTGGAACGGCACGTTTGCGCGGTTATTGACCGTGACCGTCCCGAAGTTCCGGTGATTGATCCTGCTTCCTGCGATGATGAGGTGCTCGCCAATCTCTGCAAATGCTTTGATGACAACGACATCAAATACATCATCAACGACTTTTCCTTCGGTATGCCGTTGCCCACGGTGGCGGTGACCGCATGGGACCCGTCCACTTTTCCGGGCATGAGTGAGATTGTCTTTACCGCCGGGACTTCCGCTTCTCCCTGCAAGGCCGCTATCCGCGCTTTCACCGAGGTGGCGCAGTTGGCCGGGGATTTTGAGACCGGACGTGTTTACGAAGCTTCCGGCCTGCCCAAGTTTACCGAGATTGAGCAGACCGGCTGGCTTGGAGCAGGGCAGTGCGTGCAGATGAAATCCCTGCCCTCTGTTGAGAGTGACGATATTTATGATGAGCTGAAGACTTTCGCCGCCCGGTTGGATGAAAAGGGCTACACCTTGTACACCGTAGCGACCACCCATCCTGAGCTGGGTGTACCTGCCAACTACAACTTCGTGCCCGGTTTTCAGTTCCGGGAGCGCACCCCGCATGCCAGCCTCGGCCTGTTTGTGGGCCGTATCCTGTCTGAGAAGGTCGCCCTCGATATCGCCGGGGACGGGCTGGATGTGATTTCGGATATTTACGGCGAGCCGTATTTCATTCCTTTCTTTGAAGGCATGCTGGCCCTGCGCGGCGGAGATACCTCCCACGCGGTGGATATGTTCAGCATTGCGGTGGAGATGCAGCCTGCGGATGAAGAGAAGGCTCTTTCCGCATTCTACACCGCTTACGCGCTTTCTCTTGAGGAACGCTGGCCGGTAACCATTCCTTATCTTGACCGGGCCATTGAGCTTGATGACGAGGCCAAGGAGTATTTCAACCTGCGCGGTGTGGCTAAATTCAAGGCCAAGGATTACGCGCTGGCAGCGGTTGATTTCAAGGCGGCCCTTGCACTGGACAGCGGATCGGCTTCAGACCTTGCCAATCTCGGATTATGTCATAAGTTTATGGGTGAAGATGATGAAGCCATCGAGTATTTGACCACCGCGCTGGAGCTCGATCCTTCCCTTGAGTATGCTCTGCCTCATCTTCAGGAATTACTCGACAAATAA